Proteins from a single region of Mucilaginibacter daejeonensis:
- a CDS encoding amino acid permease, translated as MSKSLFRKKSLHKILADVQSGFSDSEHTGGHLKKELRTEDLTLMGIAAVVGAGIFSTIGTASFNGGPGVTILFVLTAITCGFSAMCYAEFASRIPVAGSAYTYAYASFGELIAWIIGWDLLMEYAIGNIAVAISWSEYFVNLLEGFHVHLPEYLTMDYFSAFKGHMRLQELTAAGNLGEVTDRLRAEAAAWATAPGSGNFKLIANIPALLIVVLITYLVYIGIRETKRVTNGMVMLKIGVVIAVILLGFFYVTPANWHPFLPNGFSGVMKGVSGVFFAYIGFDAISTTAEECENPQRDLPKGMIYSLIICTVLYVLIALVLTGMVNYKDLQVGDPLAFVFAKVGLKKISYVISISAVIATASVLLIFQLGQPRIWMSMSRDGLLPKAFSRIHPVYQTPSFATIITGIVVAVPALFMNLTEVTDLTSIGTLFAFVLVCGGVLLLPKEEAHQGRFKIPYVNAKWIVPVLFIGGVFFFRSNIINAFSAPDSHQQFPFALFLILSATLTVLAFMKNLSLIPVLGLLSCFYLMTELGYTNWLRFLIWLVLGLVVYFSYGYRNSKLNTTIAH; from the coding sequence ATGTCGAAAAGTTTATTTCGAAAAAAATCTCTCCATAAAATATTAGCCGACGTACAAAGCGGTTTTAGCGACAGCGAGCACACCGGCGGACATCTCAAAAAAGAACTTCGTACTGAAGACCTTACCCTGATGGGTATCGCGGCCGTTGTGGGCGCGGGCATCTTTTCTACTATCGGAACGGCATCGTTCAACGGTGGTCCGGGTGTTACCATTTTGTTCGTGTTGACAGCGATCACCTGTGGGTTCTCGGCTATGTGCTATGCTGAATTTGCATCCCGTATACCGGTAGCTGGCAGCGCATACACCTACGCTTATGCCTCGTTCGGCGAGCTGATCGCCTGGATCATTGGGTGGGATCTGCTGATGGAATATGCTATCGGCAATATAGCCGTGGCCATATCCTGGAGCGAATATTTCGTGAATCTGCTCGAAGGATTCCATGTGCATTTGCCCGAGTACCTCACTATGGATTACTTTTCGGCATTTAAAGGACACATGCGTTTGCAGGAGCTTACAGCTGCGGGCAACCTGGGCGAGGTGACCGACCGTTTGAGAGCGGAAGCTGCTGCCTGGGCCACAGCGCCAGGATCTGGTAACTTCAAATTGATCGCTAATATACCAGCGTTACTTATCGTCGTGCTGATCACTTATTTGGTATACATCGGCATCCGCGAGACCAAGCGCGTGACCAATGGTATGGTAATGCTTAAGATAGGGGTGGTGATCGCCGTGATCCTTTTAGGCTTCTTTTATGTAACACCAGCCAACTGGCATCCTTTCCTGCCTAATGGCTTCAGCGGCGTGATGAAAGGCGTGTCAGGTGTATTCTTTGCCTACATCGGTTTCGATGCCATATCTACCACTGCTGAAGAATGCGAGAACCCCCAGCGCGACCTGCCTAAAGGAATGATCTATTCGCTGATCATCTGTACGGTACTGTATGTGCTGATCGCCCTGGTGCTTACTGGCATGGTTAATTATAAAGACCTGCAAGTGGGGGACCCGCTGGCATTCGTTTTTGCAAAAGTCGGGTTGAAGAAGATCAGCTATGTGATATCTATTAGTGCCGTGATAGCCACGGCCAGCGTGTTGCTGATCTTTCAATTAGGGCAGCCTCGTATCTGGATGAGCATGAGCCGCGACGGTCTGTTACCCAAAGCTTTCTCGCGTATTCACCCGGTGTATCAAACGCCATCGTTCGCTACGATCATCACCGGTATCGTGGTGGCCGTTCCAGCCTTATTCATGAATTTGACCGAGGTGACCGACCTGACCAGTATAGGTACTTTATTTGCGTTCGTGCTGGTATGCGGTGGGGTGTTATTATTGCCTAAGGAAGAAGCTCATCAAGGTCGCTTTAAGATACCATATGTCAACGCAAAATGGATCGTGCCGGTGCTGTTCATTGGTGGAGTTTTTTTCTTCCGTTCTAACATTATCAATGCTTTTTCAGCGCCTGATAGTCATCAACAATTCCCCTTCGCATTGTTCCTGATCTTGTCGGCTACGCTGACCGTTCTGGCCTTCATGAAGAACTTATCATTGATACCGGTACTCGGTTTATTGAGCTGCTTTTATTTGATGACAGAGCTGGGCTACACCAATTGGCTTCGCTTCCTGATCTGGCTGGTACTGGGTTTAGTGGTCTATTTCTCGTACGGCTACCGCAATAGTAAGTTGAACACCACAATAGCCCACTAA
- a CDS encoding phosphatase PAP2 family protein, whose product MNTRITDVLHHIRFFLLPYLIILITCIIIKITHSREAIYFAVNARHSDLGDLIFPYVTDLGEGFMVVSVTLIMLLFSYRKTILIITSFAFSGIMVQIFKHLFRAPRPIVYFEKQLDHIHFVKGVAMMHTNSFPSGHTVTAFSAAVVLSYLAVNKRWGFIYLLVAISVAYSRMYLSQHFFEDVTAGSIVGSMSTLMWVTWMDNRPFMHAQRVSKGLLRR is encoded by the coding sequence ATGAACACCCGTATAACCGATGTACTCCATCATATACGATTTTTTTTGCTGCCGTACCTGATCATCCTGATCACGTGCATCATCATCAAGATCACTCATAGCCGCGAGGCCATTTATTTTGCGGTGAACGCCCGCCACTCTGACCTCGGTGACCTCATATTCCCCTACGTGACCGACCTCGGCGAAGGCTTTATGGTAGTGAGCGTAACGCTGATCATGCTGCTGTTCAGTTACCGTAAGACCATACTCATCATCACCAGCTTTGCCTTCAGCGGTATCATGGTGCAAATATTCAAACACCTTTTTCGTGCGCCAAGGCCTATCGTTTACTTTGAGAAACAGCTTGACCACATACACTTTGTAAAAGGTGTAGCCATGATGCATACCAATAGCTTTCCGTCGGGGCATACGGTAACGGCTTTCTCCGCAGCAGTAGTGCTATCGTACTTAGCGGTCAATAAACGTTGGGGCTTTATTTATTTGCTGGTGGCAATTAGTGTGGCATACTCACGCATGTACCTGAGCCAGCACTTTTTTGAGGATGTTACGGCCGGATCGATCGTGGGAAGTATGAGTACCCTTATGTGGGTCACGTGGATGGACAACCGCCCATTTATGCATGCCCAGCGCGTGAGCAAAGGACTGCTCAGGCGCTGA
- a CDS encoding Lrp/AsnC family transcriptional regulator translates to MAAELDKIDLQILKILQENGRITNLQLSNEIGLSPAPTLERVRKLENAEYIKSYHALVDEEKLGLGIKTFIQVSLDFHKSNTIDIFLNEIKKIKEITECHHVTGQCDFLLKVYVRDIKLYEQLIMDKISRIPVVKTFQTMMIMSTSKKEPTVPLEY, encoded by the coding sequence ATGGCTGCTGAATTAGATAAGATCGATCTACAGATCTTAAAGATATTACAAGAGAACGGAAGGATAACCAACTTGCAGCTATCGAACGAGATAGGATTATCTCCTGCTCCAACGCTGGAACGTGTACGCAAATTAGAGAATGCCGAATACATCAAAAGCTACCACGCTTTGGTGGACGAAGAGAAGTTAGGCCTGGGTATCAAGACCTTTATACAAGTTTCACTCGACTTCCATAAAAGCAACACCATTGATATTTTTCTGAACGAGATCAAGAAAATCAAAGAGATCACCGAATGCCATCACGTGACCGGTCAATGCGATTTTTTGTTGAAGGTATACGTACGTGATATCAAGCTTTATGAGCAACTGATCATGGATAAGATCAGCCGTATACCGGTGGTTAAAACCTTCCAGACCATGATGATCATGTCGACCAGTAAGAAAGAACCTACAGTACCGCTGGAATATTAA
- a CDS encoding metal-dependent transcriptional regulator, with amino-acid sequence MHSFTEENYLKAIYHLLMRTSNATTNDIAAAIGTKAASVTDMLKKLADKKLINYARYQGVTLTEQGRQVALAIVRKHRLWEYFLVKKLNFRWDEVHDMAEELEHISSTELINRLDSFMGCPQFDPHGDPIPDADGQISVQQLQQATSMAVDQSGVITAVADHTASFLQYLEKNNLMIGNTITVTDTTDYDVSVLVKENDQKINISHEVAKHILIAI; translated from the coding sequence ATGCATTCATTTACAGAGGAAAACTATTTAAAGGCCATCTATCATTTGCTGATGCGTACATCCAACGCCACAACAAATGATATTGCGGCAGCTATTGGCACCAAGGCTGCCTCGGTGACCGATATGCTCAAAAAGTTGGCCGATAAAAAGCTGATCAACTACGCACGTTATCAGGGCGTAACGCTAACCGAGCAAGGCCGGCAGGTCGCCTTGGCCATTGTGCGCAAGCACAGGCTATGGGAATACTTTTTGGTCAAGAAACTAAATTTTAGGTGGGATGAGGTACATGACATGGCCGAAGAATTGGAGCACATTTCGTCCACCGAACTCATTAACCGGCTGGACAGTTTTATGGGATGCCCACAATTTGACCCTCATGGCGACCCTATACCCGATGCCGATGGTCAGATCAGCGTTCAGCAGTTACAACAGGCCACCAGTATGGCCGTAGACCAAAGCGGCGTCATCACCGCTGTAGCTGACCATACGGCATCTTTTTTACAATACCTCGAAAAAAATAACCTGATGATCGGCAACACGATCACGGTGACCGATACTACCGATTATGATGTATCGGTATTAGTTAAAGAGAACGATCAAAAGATCAACATCAGCCACGAAGTGGCTAAGCATATATTGATAGCGATATGA
- a CDS encoding Nramp family divalent metal transporter, with protein sequence MNMNSESLGDVHGSVDTQGKTGWRKIAAFIGPAYLISVGYMDPGNWATDLQAGSQFGYKLIWVLLLSNLIALLLQSLSARLGIVRGLDIAQASKNAYPRFVNLCLYILAQISIIACDLAEVIGMAIGLQLLFGLPLIWGVSITMLDTLLLLFLLNKGMRRLEGFIVSLIFIVGLSFFIEMIIVEPDLPELAKGFIPTSLDHSALYISIGIIGATVMPHNLYLHSSLVQTRKIDRSESGIRNAIKFNFWDTTIALNLAFLVNAAILILAASAFFRNGFHEVAEIEDAHKLLNNIFGSMAPKLFAIALIAAGQSSTITGTLAGQIIMEGHLNLRIAPWLRRLLTRMLAIVPAFCTLLYAGETGLGRLLVLSQVVLSLQLGFAVIPLIHFTSDKKSMGVFANSTLVKVFAWIFAALIVGLNGRLVVEEISKWGAENQGSDALISYVITPIAIAIGVLLLYVFVKPFISKPATDHVSVPHGLASVLSDIDAITFKKIGVAIDFSRNDQSAIKHAIMQGGKEADYVLIHVVETAGANYHGKQVMDRETQSDLDNMNLYVNALEQLGYRSVVHIGYGHRAQAIAGVVKQDSIDFLVLGSHGHKTFKDLIYGTTVDTVRHLITVPVLVVKPTRK encoded by the coding sequence ATGAACATGAACAGCGAGTCGTTAGGTGACGTACATGGTTCGGTAGACACACAGGGCAAGACCGGCTGGCGCAAGATAGCTGCCTTTATTGGTCCGGCTTATCTGATCAGCGTGGGTTATATGGATCCGGGCAACTGGGCCACCGATCTTCAGGCCGGCAGCCAGTTCGGTTATAAACTGATATGGGTATTGCTGCTGTCGAACTTGATCGCCCTGCTTTTGCAATCCTTAAGTGCAAGGCTGGGCATAGTGCGCGGTTTAGACATTGCCCAGGCATCCAAGAACGCGTATCCGCGCTTTGTGAACCTTTGCTTGTACATCCTGGCCCAGATATCCATTATTGCCTGTGACCTGGCCGAGGTGATCGGCATGGCTATCGGTCTTCAACTGCTATTCGGCTTGCCATTGATATGGGGAGTTTCTATCACCATGCTGGATACCCTGCTCCTGCTGTTTCTGCTCAATAAAGGTATGCGGCGCTTGGAAGGCTTCATCGTATCACTGATCTTCATCGTAGGGCTATCGTTCTTCATCGAGATGATCATCGTGGAGCCCGACCTGCCCGAGCTCGCCAAAGGATTCATTCCCACAAGTTTGGACCATAGCGCGTTATACATCTCGATCGGTATCATTGGAGCCACAGTGATGCCGCACAACCTGTACCTCCACTCGTCCCTGGTCCAAACTCGTAAGATCGATCGCAGCGAGAGCGGCATACGTAATGCCATCAAATTTAATTTTTGGGATACCACCATCGCGCTCAACCTGGCCTTTTTGGTCAATGCGGCGATATTGATCCTGGCCGCGAGTGCCTTTTTTAGAAATGGTTTTCACGAGGTGGCCGAGATCGAGGATGCGCATAAATTGTTGAACAATATCTTCGGTTCTATGGCGCCTAAACTGTTCGCCATAGCGCTGATCGCGGCCGGGCAAAGTTCTACCATCACCGGTACCCTGGCAGGGCAGATCATTATGGAAGGCCACCTCAATCTGCGTATAGCGCCATGGTTAAGGCGGTTGCTCACCCGTATGCTGGCGATCGTACCGGCCTTTTGCACTTTGCTGTATGCCGGCGAGACAGGCCTCGGCCGTTTACTGGTGCTTAGCCAGGTGGTATTGAGCTTACAGTTAGGCTTTGCGGTTATACCGCTGATCCATTTCACATCCGATAAAAAGAGCATGGGCGTATTCGCCAATAGCACGTTGGTAAAAGTATTCGCCTGGATATTCGCTGCATTGATCGTTGGTTTGAACGGCCGTTTGGTGGTGGAAGAGATCAGCAAGTGGGGAGCCGAGAATCAAGGATCTGATGCGCTGATCAGCTATGTGATCACCCCTATCGCTATCGCTATCGGCGTGCTGCTGTTGTATGTATTTGTCAAACCATTCATCAGCAAACCTGCGACCGACCATGTTTCGGTACCGCATGGGTTGGCTTCGGTGTTGAGCGATATCGATGCCATCACCTTTAAAAAGATCGGTGTGGCTATCGACTTTTCCAGGAACGACCAGAGCGCCATCAAGCATGCGATCATGCAGGGTGGTAAAGAGGCCGACTACGTACTCATACACGTGGTAGAGACCGCAGGGGCCAACTATCACGGCAAGCAGGTAATGGACCGCGAGACGCAAAGCGACCTCGATAACATGAATCTTTACGTAAATGCGTTGGAACAATTGGGCTACCGGTCGGTGGTACATATTGGTTACGGGCACAGGGCTCAGGCCATTGCCGGCGTGGTCAAACAGGACAGCATCGACTTTTTGGTATTGGGATCACACGGGCATAAAACCTTTAAAGACCTGATTTATGGCACTACTGTTGATACGGTAAGGCACCTGATCACTGTGCCGGTACTGGTGGTTAAGCCCACCCGGAAATAA
- the smpB gene encoding SsrA-binding protein SmpB produces MNEQLYIKNKKAYFEYHVLDEYTAGIKLLGTEIKSIREGKANLNDAFCTFIDGQLYVRNLHISEYSHGSFYNHESKRDRVLLLNKKELKKLKTRTEEKGFTIIPLAMFISERGFAKLKIGLAQGKKLFDKRETMKERDNKIELSRVMKR; encoded by the coding sequence ATGAACGAGCAACTCTACATCAAGAATAAGAAGGCGTATTTTGAATACCATGTACTGGACGAATATACGGCCGGTATCAAGCTTTTGGGTACTGAGATCAAATCCATACGTGAGGGAAAGGCCAATTTGAACGATGCGTTCTGTACCTTCATTGATGGACAGTTGTATGTACGCAACCTGCACATCTCTGAATATTCACACGGGTCGTTCTATAACCATGAGAGCAAACGAGACCGGGTACTGTTGCTTAACAAAAAGGAACTGAAGAAGTTAAAGACCCGCACCGAAGAAAAAGGTTTCACCATCATACCGCTGGCCATGTTCATCAGCGAGCGTGGTTTTGCCAAGCTGAAGATCGGTTTGGCGCAAGGTAAAAAGCTGTTCGACAAGCGGGAGACCATGAAGGAGCGTGACAACAAGATCGAACTAAGCAGAGTAATGAAGCGCTAA
- a CDS encoding protein-L-isoaspartate(D-aspartate) O-methyltransferase: MAYKYIDNYREKGARKRLVEDLKKKGIEDKKVLQAIGKVPRHYFFDETFWAQAYKDIAFPIGEGQTISQPYTVAYQSELLHIHKGQKVLEIGTGSGYQTCVLMELGAEVFTIERQEKLYERTIQVLPYMGYRPHFFLGDGSRGIEQHAPYDKIIVTAGAPTVPEVLLRQLNIGGLLVIPVGNENEQKMVTILKVGDNDYERVELDTFRFVPLVGDKAW, encoded by the coding sequence ATGGCTTATAAATACATTGATAATTATCGCGAAAAAGGTGCCCGCAAAAGGCTTGTAGAAGACCTGAAGAAAAAAGGCATCGAGGATAAGAAAGTATTGCAAGCCATTGGCAAAGTACCCCGCCACTATTTTTTTGATGAGACCTTTTGGGCACAGGCTTACAAGGACATTGCCTTTCCCATAGGTGAGGGCCAAACCATTTCTCAGCCATATACGGTCGCGTACCAGTCAGAGTTGCTTCATATCCATAAAGGGCAAAAGGTGCTGGAGATCGGTACCGGTTCAGGTTATCAGACCTGCGTATTGATGGAGCTGGGCGCCGAGGTATTTACCATTGAGCGCCAGGAGAAGCTTTATGAGCGTACTATACAGGTGTTGCCCTACATGGGGTACCGTCCGCATTTCTTTTTAGGCGATGGCTCGAGAGGTATAGAGCAGCATGCACCTTACGATAAGATCATTGTTACGGCAGGTGCACCCACCGTGCCCGAAGTACTGCTTAGACAACTTAACATTGGCGGCCTGTTGGTGATACCAGTAGGCAACGAGAATGAGCAAAAGATGGTGACCATACTCAAAGTAGGCGACAACGACTACGAGCGTGTGGAACTCGATACATTCCGTTTCGTACCGCTGGTAGGAGATAAGGCCTGGTAG
- the priA gene encoding replication restart helicase PriA: protein MLEFADTHHHDRLTLFVEVILPLAIARNYTYRVPYELNEAVAPGKRVVVQFGKSKMYTAVIDRVTTDAPEKYEAKYLLDVLDDKPVVTTRQLEFWKWLADYYLCNTGEVMAAALPAALKLASETKIMLNPDGNIDRSGLHDKEYLIVDALDIQPVLSVSDIVKLLGQKIVMPVLRSMFDKNIIHISEEVSERYKPRKRAYIRLNSLYDEPEMRRELFADLERRAPKQADAILAYMKLSRERPMISRNELMEASGVSAATIKALADKEVLIIEERNVSRLYFEEFDNVANFQLSELQQHALQEVKQQFTEKEVVLLHGVTSSGKTEIYIRLIEEALYSGKQVLYLLPEIALTTHAIERLRKYFGNDIGVYHSRFSDNERVEVWQKVLNHEYKVVLGARSAVFLPFDELGLIVVDEEHESSYKQFDPAPRYNARDAAIYLSGRYGAKVLLGSATPSFESYFNARTGKFGLVELLERFGGVSMPDTEVVSITEETKRKTMTSHFTSVLMRDIEQALENKEQVILFQNRRGYAPVLICRVCAFTPVCINCDVSLTYHKSSGNLHCHYCGYKEETLTICPACGSTHLEYKGFGTEKIEDELQVLLPDARIARMDLDTTRARNSFQNLLNDLEEKRIDILVGTQMVAKGLDFSDVTVIGIINADSLLKYPDYRANERSFQMLAQVSGRAGRRGKQGKVVIQTYNPHHRVIDQVIRNDYKELYLTEIEERKGFKYPPFYRMINLDIKHKEPEKLYLQAEYLATELRKHFGDRVIGPEVPLISRIRNYYIRSIMLKFEKDGISIVKVKAVIKDIILQFNTTKLSKGCIIQADVDPY from the coding sequence ATGCTCGAATTTGCAGATACCCACCATCATGACCGCCTTACGTTATTTGTAGAGGTGATCTTGCCGTTGGCCATAGCGCGCAACTACACCTATCGCGTGCCATATGAGCTGAACGAGGCCGTTGCGCCCGGCAAAAGAGTGGTGGTGCAATTTGGCAAAAGCAAAATGTACACCGCGGTGATCGATCGGGTGACCACCGATGCACCTGAAAAGTACGAGGCCAAATACCTGCTCGATGTATTGGACGACAAGCCCGTGGTGACCACCCGCCAGTTAGAGTTTTGGAAATGGCTGGCCGACTATTACCTGTGCAACACCGGCGAGGTGATGGCCGCGGCTTTACCGGCCGCATTAAAACTGGCCAGCGAGACCAAGATCATGCTGAACCCCGATGGTAATATTGACCGGTCAGGACTGCATGATAAGGAATACCTGATCGTTGATGCGCTGGACATACAACCAGTGCTTTCGGTGAGCGACATCGTGAAACTGCTGGGCCAAAAGATCGTGATGCCGGTGCTGCGGTCCATGTTCGATAAAAATATCATCCACATCTCTGAAGAGGTAAGCGAGCGTTACAAGCCCCGTAAGCGTGCCTACATCAGGCTCAATTCACTATATGATGAGCCCGAGATGCGCCGCGAACTATTTGCCGACCTGGAACGCCGCGCACCCAAACAAGCTGATGCCATACTGGCCTACATGAAGCTGAGCCGCGAACGGCCAATGATCTCCAGGAACGAATTGATGGAAGCCAGCGGCGTGAGTGCCGCTACTATAAAAGCACTGGCCGATAAGGAAGTACTGATCATCGAGGAGCGCAATGTGAGCCGGCTTTACTTTGAGGAGTTCGACAATGTGGCTAACTTTCAATTAAGTGAATTACAGCAACATGCTTTACAGGAAGTAAAGCAGCAGTTCACTGAAAAGGAGGTGGTGTTGCTGCATGGCGTCACCTCATCGGGTAAGACAGAGATCTACATCCGCCTTATTGAAGAAGCCCTTTATTCAGGTAAACAAGTACTTTATCTGCTGCCCGAGATCGCTTTGACCACGCATGCCATCGAACGGCTGCGCAAGTATTTTGGGAACGATATAGGTGTTTACCATTCTCGCTTTAGTGATAATGAAAGGGTAGAGGTTTGGCAAAAGGTACTTAACCACGAATACAAAGTGGTTTTAGGAGCGCGGTCGGCCGTGTTCCTGCCTTTTGATGAGCTTGGACTGATCGTGGTGGATGAGGAGCATGAAAGCTCTTACAAACAATTTGATCCTGCGCCACGCTACAACGCACGCGATGCCGCCATCTATCTATCGGGCCGTTACGGTGCTAAGGTGCTATTAGGTTCGGCCACACCATCATTTGAATCTTACTTTAATGCCCGCACAGGTAAGTTCGGCTTAGTAGAGTTATTAGAGCGATTTGGCGGCGTGAGCATGCCTGATACCGAGGTGGTAAGTATCACCGAGGAGACGAAGCGCAAGACCATGACCTCGCACTTTACCAGCGTACTGATGAGAGACATAGAACAGGCACTTGAAAATAAAGAGCAGGTGATCCTGTTCCAAAACCGTAGAGGTTATGCACCGGTGCTCATCTGCCGGGTTTGTGCCTTTACGCCGGTTTGTATCAATTGCGATGTGAGTTTGACTTACCACAAAAGCAGCGGTAATCTGCATTGCCATTACTGTGGTTACAAGGAAGAGACCCTGACCATTTGCCCGGCTTGTGGTTCCACACATTTGGAATACAAGGGATTTGGTACTGAAAAGATAGAGGACGAACTACAGGTGCTGTTGCCTGATGCCCGCATTGCGCGTATGGACCTTGATACCACCCGAGCACGAAACTCATTCCAGAACCTGCTGAATGACCTGGAGGAGAAGCGTATCGACATACTGGTAGGTACACAGATGGTGGCCAAAGGGCTCGATTTTTCGGACGTAACGGTGATCGGTATCATCAATGCCGATAGCCTGCTCAAATACCCTGATTATCGTGCTAACGAACGCAGCTTCCAGATGCTGGCTCAGGTGAGCGGCAGGGCAGGCCGCAGGGGTAAACAAGGAAAGGTAGTGATCCAGACCTATAACCCGCACCACCGGGTAATCGATCAGGTGATCCGTAACGATTACAAGGAGTTATACCTGACCGAGATCGAGGAACGCAAGGGTTTTAAGTATCCGCCATTCTACCGCATGATTAATCTCGACATCAAGCATAAAGAACCGGAGAAGCTTTACCTGCAGGCCGAATACCTGGCCACTGAGTTGCGCAAACACTTTGGCGATCGCGTGATCGGTCCTGAAGTGCCGCTGATCAGCCGTATACGCAATTACTACATCCGGTCGATCATGCTTAAGTTCGAGAAGGACGGTATATCGATCGTAAAGGTGAAAGCGGTGATCAAAGACATTATCTTACAGTTCAATACCACCAAATTAAGCAAAGGCTGTATCATTCAGGCGGATGTTGACCCTTATTGA
- a CDS encoding DUF423 domain-containing protein — MNKKIVITAALLGALAVITGAFGAHGLKAKLEPQQLQVWGTAVQYHFYHVLALLFLATFGRVTTGLTYASYWLFTLGILFFSGSLYLLSCSSILGWSWLRVLGPITPIGGLLFIGGWVTLALAAWKQK; from the coding sequence ATGAATAAAAAGATCGTTATTACCGCTGCATTGCTCGGTGCGCTTGCGGTGATCACCGGCGCTTTCGGTGCCCACGGCCTCAAGGCCAAACTGGAGCCTCAGCAACTGCAGGTTTGGGGTACGGCGGTGCAATATCATTTCTATCATGTGCTCGCCTTGTTGTTCCTGGCCACTTTTGGACGGGTAACTACCGGGCTAACCTATGCCAGTTACTGGTTGTTCACGCTGGGTATCTTATTCTTTTCGGGCTCTTTGTACCTGCTATCATGCAGTTCTATATTGGGTTGGAGCTGGTTGCGCGTACTGGGACCGATCACCCCGATAGGAGGTTTGTTGTTCATTGGCGGCTGGGTTACCCTGGCATTGGCCGCATGGAAACAAAAATAA
- a CDS encoding DUF5723 family protein — MNKLLLTLLMVVASASAFAQRFSQYNTGTLFESFENPSASAFIPDSSRQFAFSLLPNLGGNVTLQGNVQRTLKSRLFLGSYDNSNITAGMRSPNIMFANVNAYIGMFKMFTSLSGKQEVGVSYQIKGTGTGNVTDESVAIYNGLGAFPANNYNNIFNSNAFYESYHQFSVTYKEKVTHNFSFGAKMSLLSGIAYNKLYVTRSALSVIDRVNGVADLSLAGFFQSNYVLGQFGKRDLLPNFKSPGLAGSLGATVIAPAGIIVQGNLKDIGFIRWGSGFTNYSFNATRRMYNLNTAQREDAVNDAITGLIETKPTTKADYKPIVGRAELSVAKKFMLGDGISYLPTAIVSKNVFLQGTAAALTNNVQFGILGIGVNGILHENKLFDLGLQAMIKTPNVEIFVGSEQVSRSANLLSANGGNVSAVNKDMSFSGANVYFGFSFKFGKKIERWRGESYWPNGHEQGPLGKWWNRNVSQ; from the coding sequence ATGAACAAACTGCTTTTAACCCTTCTGATGGTCGTTGCAAGCGCCTCGGCATTTGCGCAGCGGTTCTCACAATATAACACCGGCACCCTTTTCGAGTCGTTCGAAAACCCGTCGGCATCGGCTTTTATCCCTGATTCGAGCCGCCAGTTCGCCTTTAGTTTGCTTCCCAACCTGGGCGGTAACGTCACCTTGCAAGGCAACGTTCAACGCACGCTCAAATCAAGGCTATTCCTGGGGAGTTATGACAATTCGAACATCACTGCAGGAATGCGTTCGCCCAATATCATGTTCGCTAATGTGAATGCCTACATCGGGATGTTCAAAATGTTCACCAGCCTTAGCGGTAAGCAGGAAGTGGGCGTTTCGTACCAGATCAAAGGCACCGGCACTGGCAATGTTACCGATGAAAGTGTTGCGATATACAATGGTTTGGGTGCTTTTCCGGCCAATAACTATAATAATATCTTCAATAGCAACGCTTTTTACGAGTCGTACCACCAGTTCAGTGTGACCTATAAAGAAAAGGTGACGCACAACTTTAGCTTTGGTGCAAAGATGAGTTTGCTGTCAGGCATCGCATATAATAAATTATATGTGACAAGATCAGCGCTGAGCGTGATCGATCGCGTCAATGGCGTGGCCGACCTCAGCTTGGCGGGGTTCTTCCAAAGTAATTATGTGTTAGGACAATTTGGCAAGCGCGATCTGCTGCCTAACTTTAAAAGTCCGGGTCTTGCGGGTAGCTTGGGTGCCACAGTGATCGCTCCGGCAGGCATCATCGTTCAAGGTAACTTGAAGGATATCGGTTTTATTCGTTGGGGAAGCGGCTTCACCAACTATAGCTTTAACGCCACCCGCCGCATGTACAACCTAAACACCGCGCAGCGTGAAGATGCAGTGAACGATGCCATTACCGGCCTGATCGAAACCAAACCGACCACCAAGGCCGACTACAAACCCATCGTTGGCCGGGCAGAATTGTCGGTAGCGAAAAAATTCATGTTGGGCGATGGCATCAGCTATCTGCCTACCGCCATCGTGTCTAAGAACGTATTTTTACAGGGTACCGCAGCAGCACTGACCAACAATGTACAGTTCGGGATATTGGGCATAGGCGTGAACGGGATACTGCATGAGAACAAGCTTTTTGACCTGGGCTTACAGGCCATGATCAAGACACCTAATGTGGAGATATTTGTGGGAAGTGAGCAGGTAAGCCGGTCGGCGAACCTATTGAGCGCTAATGGCGGGAACGTAAGCGCGGTGAACAAGGATATGTCGTTCTCAGGAGCGAACGTTTACTTTGGCTTCTCGTTCAAATTCGGCAAAAAGATCGAACGCTGGAGAGGCGAAAGCTACTGGCCTAACGGTCATGAGCAAGGCCCACTGGGCAAGTGGTGGAACCGCAACGTATCGCAATAA